One window from the genome of Sphingomicrobium arenosum encodes:
- a CDS encoding PilZ domain-containing protein: protein MLGSFIRRRQKRPFGQDHLAFESTIFSLSTEVPRPVERRVDERVMPMLRVAKLIGAEGQEQLIRVRNLSAGGLMAETTHAHEIGDVVMLELNSQQIPAKVVWIREGTAGFKFDANIDLGEMLAGRKPRHGFRPRPPRLQVNCKANVRVGKLYYTVDVHDISLGGMKVEPIEEYCLGQKVVVVVESLRPIKGEIRWYSDRRAGIVFDRPLEFEELAEWMAKRLELASLKASFDK from the coding sequence ATGCTGGGCTCGTTCATCCGTCGTCGCCAGAAGCGTCCTTTCGGGCAGGATCACCTTGCCTTCGAATCGACCATCTTCTCGCTCTCCACCGAGGTACCGCGCCCGGTCGAGCGCCGCGTCGACGAACGTGTCATGCCCATGCTGCGCGTCGCCAAGCTGATCGGCGCCGAGGGGCAGGAACAGCTCATCCGGGTGCGCAACCTGTCGGCGGGCGGGCTGATGGCCGAGACGACGCATGCCCATGAAATCGGCGATGTCGTCATGCTCGAACTCAATTCGCAGCAGATCCCCGCCAAGGTGGTGTGGATCCGCGAAGGGACGGCGGGCTTCAAGTTCGACGCCAATATCGACCTTGGCGAGATGCTTGCGGGCCGCAAGCCGCGCCATGGCTTCCGCCCGCGTCCGCCGCGTCTCCAGGTCAATTGCAAGGCCAATGTGCGCGTCGGCAAGCTCTATTACACGGTCGACGTCCACGACATCTCGCTCGGCGGGATGAAGGTCGAGCCGATCGAGGAATATTGCCTCGGCCAGAAGGTCGTCGTGGTGGTGGAGAGCCTGCGTCCCATCAAGGGCGAGATTCGCTGGTATTCGGATCGCCGCGCGGGGATCGTGTTCGACCGTCCTTTGGAATTCGAGGAATTGGCCGAATGGATGGCCAAGCGCCTCGAACTCGCCAGCCTCAAGGCCAGCTTCGACAAATAG
- a CDS encoding L-threonylcarbamoyladenylate synthase, giving the protein MAAPSLPTEIIPANAAGIDRACTILAQGAPVAVPTETVYGLAADATDAFAVARIYKAKGRPDFNPLITHVFDLEAAEKLAVFNEEARELAEAHWPGPLTLVLPRREGTGIADVVTAGLPTIAIRVPAHPVMRALLHRYGKPLAAPSANASGRISPTQAAHVAASLAGRIRLILDGGPCEQGIESTIIAATGDGLRLLRRGPIHVPEAVEAKGDKIEAPGQLLSHYAPQKPLRLDATEASADELLIGYGEVEGDLYLGDDPVTAAARLFSLLHEADASDAEKIAVAPIPGEGLPTAIRDRLRRAAAPRP; this is encoded by the coding sequence ATGGCCGCGCCGTCACTACCGACCGAAATCATTCCCGCCAATGCCGCCGGGATCGACCGTGCCTGCACCATCCTGGCGCAAGGCGCACCGGTCGCGGTGCCGACCGAGACGGTCTATGGGCTGGCCGCCGATGCGACCGACGCCTTTGCCGTGGCGCGCATCTACAAGGCCAAGGGCCGCCCCGACTTCAATCCGCTCATCACCCACGTCTTCGATCTTGAGGCAGCGGAAAAACTGGCCGTCTTCAACGAGGAAGCGCGCGAACTGGCGGAGGCACATTGGCCCGGCCCGCTCACGCTGGTCCTGCCGCGCCGCGAGGGCACGGGGATTGCCGATGTGGTGACCGCAGGCCTGCCGACCATCGCCATCCGCGTGCCCGCCCATCCGGTGATGCGCGCCTTGCTCCATCGCTATGGCAAGCCGCTCGCCGCGCCCAGCGCCAACGCCTCGGGCCGCATCAGCCCGACGCAGGCCGCGCATGTCGCCGCAAGTCTTGCCGGGCGCATCCGCCTCATCCTCGACGGCGGTCCTTGCGAGCAGGGAATCGAGAGCACGATCATCGCGGCCACAGGCGATGGTCTCCGCCTCCTGCGCCGCGGCCCGATCCATGTTCCCGAGGCCGTCGAAGCGAAGGGCGACAAGATCGAGGCACCCGGCCAGCTGCTGAGCCATTATGCGCCGCAAAAACCGCTCCGCCTCGACGCGACCGAGGCGAGCGCGGACGAATTGCTGATCGGTTACGGCGAGGTCGAAGGCGACCTCTACCTCGGCGATGATCCCGTCACCGCCGCCGCGCGATTGTTCTCGCTCCTGCACGAAGCCGATGCCTCGGATGCCGAGAAGATTGCCGTTGCACCGATCCCGGGCGAAGGTCTCCCCACCGCAATCCGCGACCGGCTGAGGCGGGCCGCGGCGCCGCGTCCCTGA
- a CDS encoding nitroreductase family protein: MPNDQSTPLSHLATRRSGRPRDIVAPGPDSAQLARILTLASRTPDHGKLVPWRFVLIEDRQRFADLLEAGCRAEAECHDAKIAKFRDKAFWAPTLVALIASPVRPHKIPEWEQRLTVGAVGMNLLHAAHAHGYVGGWITGAQATMPEVVASLCGAGEDIAGFFYLGSPAQPLEERERPDLGEIVHSF, translated from the coding sequence ATCCCTAACGACCAGTCCACCCCGCTTTCCCACCTCGCCACTCGTCGATCGGGCCGCCCGCGCGACATTGTCGCGCCCGGTCCCGACAGCGCCCAGCTGGCGCGCATCCTGACGCTGGCGAGCCGCACGCCCGATCATGGCAAGCTGGTGCCATGGCGCTTCGTGCTGATCGAGGACCGGCAGCGGTTCGCCGATCTGCTCGAGGCGGGATGCCGCGCCGAGGCGGAGTGCCACGACGCCAAGATCGCCAAATTCCGCGACAAGGCGTTCTGGGCGCCGACGCTGGTCGCGCTGATCGCCAGTCCGGTGCGCCCGCACAAGATCCCCGAATGGGAACAGCGCCTCACCGTCGGCGCAGTCGGCATGAACCTCCTCCACGCCGCTCATGCCCACGGCTATGTCGGCGGCTGGATCACCGGCGCGCAAGCCACCATGCCCGAGGTCGTCGCCAGCCTGTGCGGCGCGGGCGAGGACATCGCCGGTTTCTTCTATCTCGGCTCGCCCGCCCAACCGCTCGAGGAACGCGAACGCCCCGACCTCGGCGAGATCGTGCACAGCTTCTGA
- a CDS encoding peptide MFS transporter — protein sequence MKDMSLWNAADWTAAIAVVVLGFFLAVGASIAMSKKEEAFGHPKGLYMLFFAEMWERFSYYGMRALLIFYLTQHWLFTDGASTAIYGSYTALVYITPVLGGYLADRYLGQRKAVLFGGVLLAFGHLFMAFEGVGGQEDPTINVFWLALALIIVGSGFLKANISVMVGQLYRLTDLRRDAAYTIFYMGINVGAAIGTILVGYLGQTLGWAYGFGLAGIGMLAGLVVFVLGKKVLLGAGEAPAPLAKSKEFMIYAVGLAAVAIMWLLVQDDETVQNILLVSGFALLGYVLYIAFTKLEKEPRERVFAILFLVSLNPLFWGLFEQAGGSLNLYTDRFVDTGGVPASIFQSINPIYIILLAPVFAAVWQFLGRKGLEPSAPAKFGIALILLGIGFLVFVLGGNGDAMTPVLFVFLIYFFHTAGELCLSPVGLSAMNRLAPAFMASLIMGAWFYMSAVGNFVAGKIGEATGGEDGEMTKEATLAIYDKIGWISIGVGVAVILVSPLVKRWMHLDTLKDADPHLEGEGAAGMEAQEAGVHPTTKPTA from the coding sequence ATGAAAGACATGTCGCTCTGGAATGCTGCGGACTGGACGGCGGCGATCGCCGTCGTGGTCCTCGGCTTCTTCCTTGCCGTCGGCGCCTCGATCGCGATGAGCAAGAAGGAAGAGGCTTTCGGTCACCCGAAAGGCCTCTACATGCTGTTCTTCGCCGAAATGTGGGAGCGCTTCTCCTACTACGGCATGCGCGCGCTGCTCATCTTCTACCTGACGCAGCACTGGCTGTTCACCGACGGCGCCTCGACGGCGATCTACGGCAGCTACACGGCGCTGGTCTACATCACCCCGGTGCTCGGCGGCTATCTCGCCGACCGTTACCTGGGGCAGCGCAAGGCGGTCCTGTTCGGCGGCGTGCTGTTGGCCTTCGGCCACCTCTTCATGGCGTTCGAGGGCGTTGGCGGTCAGGAAGATCCGACCATCAATGTCTTCTGGCTGGCGCTGGCGCTGATCATCGTCGGCTCGGGCTTCCTCAAGGCGAACATCTCGGTGATGGTCGGTCAGCTCTATCGCCTCACCGACCTGCGCCGCGATGCCGCCTACACCATCTTCTACATGGGCATTAACGTCGGCGCCGCCATCGGCACGATCCTCGTCGGCTACCTCGGCCAGACGCTGGGCTGGGCCTATGGCTTCGGTCTTGCCGGCATCGGCATGCTCGCGGGCCTCGTAGTCTTCGTGCTCGGCAAGAAGGTGCTGCTGGGCGCGGGCGAAGCGCCGGCGCCGCTCGCCAAGTCGAAGGAATTCATGATCTACGCCGTCGGCCTTGCCGCCGTCGCGATCATGTGGCTCCTCGTCCAAGACGACGAGACGGTGCAGAACATCCTGCTCGTTTCGGGCTTCGCGCTGCTTGGCTACGTGCTCTACATCGCCTTCACCAAGCTGGAGAAGGAACCGCGCGAGCGCGTCTTCGCGATCCTCTTCCTCGTCTCGCTGAACCCGCTCTTCTGGGGCCTGTTCGAGCAGGCGGGCGGCAGCCTCAACCTCTACACCGATCGCTTCGTCGATACGGGCGGGGTGCCGGCATCGATCTTCCAGTCGATCAACCCCATCTACATCATCCTGCTCGCCCCCGTGTTTGCGGCGGTGTGGCAGTTCCTCGGACGCAAGGGGCTCGAACCCTCGGCGCCGGCCAAGTTCGGCATCGCGCTGATCCTGCTCGGCATCGGCTTCCTGGTCTTCGTTCTCGGCGGCAACGGCGATGCGATGACCCCGGTGCTGTTCGTCTTCCTCATCTACTTCTTCCACACCGCGGGTGAGCTCTGCCTCTCGCCGGTGGGGTTGAGCGCGATGAACCGCCTTGCCCCTGCCTTCATGGCCAGCCTCATCATGGGCGCCTGGTTCTACATGTCGGCGGTCGGCAACTTCGTCGCGGGCAAGATCGGTGAAGCCACCGGCGGCGAAGACGGCGAAATGACCAAGGAGGCCACGCTCGCCATCTACGACAAGATCGGGTGGATCTCGATCGGCGTCGGCGTCGCGGTGATCCTCGTGTCGCCGCTGGTGAAGCGCTGGATGCACCTCGACACCCTCAAGGATGCCGATCCGCATCTCGAGGGCGAGGGTGCCGCCGGGATGGAGGCGCAGGAGGCCGGGGTGCACCCGACCACCAAGCCGACCGCGTAA
- a CDS encoding acyl-CoA dehydrogenase, with amino-acid sequence MPFSVPVSDQARVLRDVVDLPGLAKHERFEAADSELVEAVLEGAAQFAMGEFLPLHRTGDEEGARLVDGKVVLPDGFKAAYDAFVEGGWMTLSAPEEWGGQALPLSLSAALMENLNATNIAFALCPMLSMGAIEALEAYGSDELKERYLEKIVSGEWSATMNLTEPQAGSDVGALTSKAVPVGDGSYKISGQKIYITYGDHELADNIIHLVLARTPDAPAGTRGISLFLVPKILPDGSMNDVKCTKLEEKLGIHASPTCVMQYGDEGGATGWLIGEEFGGMRAMFVMMNNARINVGLQGVGIAEAATQKAVDYAMERKQGARAGANSPIAEHPDVRRMLMRMRSLTMASRALTYYAFGCLDWGAAGEEAMRFRGDVLTPMAKAWATDVGCEVASLGVQVHGGMGYVEETGAAQYLRDARIAPIYEGTNGIQAADLVGRKLGLDGGLAFDGLIADIRAEAMDERLQALADAVDQAAVMLRSAEADNKMAGSYPFLTMCSVLVGGWLLEKMAEQVDRDARTKAASAFFNATIVPEAFGLGASAGVGADLLYAVDAEALG; translated from the coding sequence ATGCCCTTTTCTGTCCCCGTTTCGGACCAGGCGCGCGTCCTGCGCGACGTCGTCGACCTGCCCGGCCTCGCCAAGCATGAGCGCTTCGAGGCAGCCGACAGCGAGCTGGTCGAGGCGGTGCTCGAAGGCGCGGCGCAATTCGCGATGGGCGAGTTCCTGCCGCTCCACCGCACGGGTGACGAGGAAGGCGCCAGGTTGGTCGATGGCAAGGTCGTGCTGCCCGATGGTTTCAAGGCAGCCTATGACGCCTTTGTAGAGGGCGGCTGGATGACGTTGTCGGCGCCTGAGGAGTGGGGCGGGCAGGCGCTGCCGCTGTCGCTCTCGGCGGCGCTGATGGAGAATTTGAACGCCACCAACATCGCCTTCGCGCTCTGCCCGATGCTCTCGATGGGCGCGATCGAAGCGCTCGAGGCCTATGGCTCCGATGAGCTCAAGGAGCGCTATCTCGAAAAGATCGTGTCGGGCGAATGGTCGGCGACGATGAACCTCACCGAGCCGCAGGCGGGCTCGGACGTCGGCGCGCTGACCTCCAAGGCGGTACCGGTGGGCGACGGCAGCTACAAGATTTCGGGCCAGAAGATCTACATCACCTATGGCGATCACGAACTGGCCGACAACATCATCCATCTCGTGCTGGCGCGCACGCCCGATGCGCCGGCCGGCACGCGCGGCATCTCGCTCTTCCTCGTGCCCAAGATCCTGCCCGACGGCAGCATGAACGATGTGAAATGCACCAAGCTCGAGGAAAAGCTCGGCATCCACGCCTCGCCCACCTGTGTCATGCAATATGGCGATGAAGGCGGCGCGACCGGCTGGCTGATCGGCGAAGAGTTCGGCGGCATGCGCGCCATGTTCGTCATGATGAACAATGCGCGCATCAATGTCGGCCTGCAGGGCGTCGGCATCGCCGAGGCGGCGACGCAGAAGGCGGTCGACTATGCGATGGAGCGCAAGCAGGGCGCCCGCGCCGGCGCCAACAGCCCGATCGCCGAGCATCCCGACGTGCGTCGGATGCTGATGCGGATGCGCAGCCTGACCATGGCGAGCCGTGCGCTCACTTATTACGCCTTCGGCTGCCTCGACTGGGGCGCGGCGGGCGAGGAGGCCATGCGGTTTCGCGGCGACGTCCTCACCCCCATGGCCAAGGCGTGGGCGACCGATGTCGGCTGCGAGGTGGCGAGCCTCGGCGTGCAGGTGCATGGCGGCATGGGCTATGTCGAGGAAACCGGCGCGGCGCAGTATCTTCGCGATGCCCGGATCGCGCCCATCTACGAAGGCACCAACGGCATCCAGGCCGCCGACCTTGTCGGCCGCAAGCTCGGGCTCGATGGCGGGCTCGCCTTCGACGGGCTGATCGCCGACATCCGTGCCGAGGCGATGGACGAGCGCTTGCAGGCGCTGGCCGATGCGGTCGACCAGGCGGCGGTGATGTTGCGCAGCGCCGAGGCCGATAACAAGATGGCCGGCAGCTATCCCTTCCTCACCATGTGTTCGGTGCTAGTCGGCGGCTGGCTCCTCGAAAAAATGGCCGAGCAGGTCGATAGGGACGCGCGCACCAAGGCGGCGAGCGCCTTCTTCAACGCGACCATCGTGCCCGAGGCGTTCGGGCTGGGTGCATCGGCGGGGGTGGGGGCGGACCTGCTATACGCAGTCGACGCCGAAGCGCTGGGTTAA
- a CDS encoding amidohydrolase family protein has protein sequence MNRRILSAIAASLLTSTAATAQPVVISGGTVALGDGSAPIENGVVIVENGRIVAAGAAGSVRVPQGATMLHATGKWVSPGLVAPFSRIGLSEIDLSASGSDDSGNGGSPHSAAIDVTWSVNPAAGPIGVARADGVTRALVAPSPGDRIFAGQGAVIDTATDYDPITRGKAFQLVYLGEAGAGIAGGSRSGSVAELREGLRRANGEGAYRDLPDESLLTSADIEALGPVVAGEVPMMVVANRAVDIVNLIRLKREFRNLDLILLGASEGHLVADQIAAAGIPVIVEPTQNRPGSFESLASTQSNAGRMVAAGVEVSAAQINDFVTRGAQNGRQMAGNLVAIGRVPGHTGLSWGQAFATITSTPASMIGMDGEIGVLAPGARADVVLWSGDPLELTSHAERVWIDGVEQSLENRQTALARRYRSLVREQLPKAYRR, from the coding sequence ATGAACCGCCGCATCCTGAGCGCCATCGCCGCCAGTCTGCTCACCAGCACGGCCGCCACCGCACAGCCGGTCGTCATCTCGGGCGGCACCGTAGCACTGGGCGACGGCTCGGCCCCCATCGAGAATGGCGTCGTCATCGTCGAAAATGGCCGCATCGTCGCGGCGGGCGCGGCGGGCAGCGTGCGCGTGCCCCAAGGCGCGACCATGCTCCATGCCACCGGCAAATGGGTCTCACCCGGCCTCGTCGCTCCGTTCAGCCGCATCGGCCTGTCGGAAATCGACCTGTCCGCCTCGGGCTCGGACGACAGCGGCAATGGCGGCAGCCCGCATAGCGCCGCGATCGATGTCACCTGGAGCGTCAATCCCGCCGCCGGCCCGATCGGGGTGGCGCGCGCTGATGGCGTGACGCGTGCTCTCGTGGCTCCGTCGCCGGGCGACCGCATCTTCGCGGGCCAAGGCGCGGTGATCGACACCGCCACCGACTATGACCCGATCACGCGCGGCAAGGCCTTCCAGCTCGTCTATCTCGGCGAAGCGGGCGCGGGCATCGCCGGCGGCTCGCGCTCGGGCAGCGTGGCCGAGCTGCGCGAAGGGCTGCGCCGCGCGAATGGCGAGGGTGCTTATCGCGACCTGCCCGATGAAAGCCTGCTGACCAGTGCCGACATCGAGGCGCTGGGTCCCGTCGTGGCGGGCGAGGTGCCGATGATGGTCGTCGCCAATCGCGCGGTCGATATCGTCAACCTCATCCGGCTGAAGCGCGAATTTCGCAATCTCGACCTCATCCTTTTGGGCGCGTCAGAGGGACATCTCGTCGCCGACCAGATCGCGGCGGCGGGCATCCCGGTGATCGTCGAACCGACGCAGAACCGTCCCGGCAGCTTCGAGAGCCTCGCGTCCACCCAGAGCAATGCGGGGCGCATGGTCGCCGCCGGGGTCGAGGTCTCGGCTGCGCAGATCAACGATTTCGTCACGCGCGGGGCGCAGAACGGGCGCCAGATGGCGGGCAATCTCGTCGCCATTGGCCGCGTGCCCGGCCACACCGGCCTCAGCTGGGGGCAAGCCTTTGCCACCATCACCTCGACACCCGCGTCGATGATCGGGATGGACGGCGAGATCGGCGTCCTCGCACCCGGTGCGCGCGCCGATGTCGTGCTCTGGTCGGGCGATCCGCTCGAACTCACCAGCCATGCCGAGCGCGTATGGATCGACGGGGTCGAGCAAAGCCTCGAGAACCGGCAGACCGCGCTCGCGCGGCGCTATCGCAGCCTCGTGCGCGAACAATTGCCCAAGGCTTATCGGCGGTGA
- a CDS encoding amidohydrolase, whose translation MRSIFLAGAALGLCACATANAGDSDKSPPTLFDKNPFASTYEAYPGVPTLITGATVFDGNGGRIDNGAVLLEDGIVTGIGAASELGARAGVQVIDGTGMYVTPGIIDVHSHLGNYPSPGIESLSDGNELTGPNTAYVWTEHSVWPQDPGFSRALANGGVTSLQVLPGSGNLFGGRSVTLKNVPGASVMDMKFPGAPYGLKMACGENPKRVYGDKGGPGSRMGNVGQVRAAWIEAQDYDRQWDKYEAEGGEMPTRDLALDTLRGVLDGEILVHNHCYRADEMAIMLTMAEEFGYKVTSFQHAVESYKIADRLREAGTCSAMWADWYGFKMEAYDGLPQNVAYVHAAGACAIVHSDDADGIQRLNQEAAKAMASGARMGIDISEAEAWQWLSANPAKSLGIYDQTGSLEVGKMADVVLWNGNPFSVYTRPAKVWIDGALLYDADNPALRPVSDFELGQPGMGDVK comes from the coding sequence ATGCGATCCATCTTCCTTGCCGGCGCAGCCTTGGGCCTTTGCGCCTGCGCCACCGCCAATGCGGGCGACAGCGACAAGTCGCCGCCCACGCTGTTCGACAAGAACCCCTTTGCCTCGACCTACGAAGCCTATCCGGGCGTGCCGACGCTCATCACCGGCGCGACAGTGTTCGACGGCAATGGCGGGCGTATCGACAATGGCGCGGTGCTGCTCGAGGATGGCATCGTCACCGGCATCGGCGCCGCGAGCGAGCTTGGCGCGCGCGCGGGCGTGCAGGTCATCGACGGCACCGGCATGTATGTCACGCCGGGCATCATCGACGTGCACAGCCACCTCGGCAATTATCCCAGCCCGGGGATCGAGAGCCTGTCCGACGGGAATGAGCTGACCGGCCCCAACACGGCTTACGTCTGGACCGAACATAGCGTCTGGCCGCAGGACCCCGGCTTTTCGCGCGCGCTCGCCAATGGCGGGGTGACCAGCCTCCAGGTGCTGCCCGGCTCGGGCAATCTGTTCGGCGGGCGTTCGGTGACGTTGAAAAACGTGCCCGGCGCCTCGGTCATGGACATGAAGTTCCCGGGCGCGCCTTATGGCCTCAAGATGGCCTGCGGCGAAAACCCCAAGCGCGTTTATGGCGACAAGGGCGGACCCGGCAGCCGGATGGGCAATGTCGGGCAGGTCCGCGCCGCCTGGATCGAGGCGCAGGATTATGACCGCCAGTGGGACAAATATGAGGCCGAGGGCGGCGAGATGCCGACCCGCGACCTTGCGCTGGACACGCTGCGCGGCGTGCTCGACGGCGAGATTCTCGTCCACAACCACTGCTACCGCGCCGATGAAATGGCGATCATGCTGACCATGGCCGAGGAGTTCGGCTACAAGGTCACCAGCTTCCAGCATGCCGTCGAGAGCTACAAGATCGCCGACCGGCTGCGCGAGGCGGGGACCTGTTCGGCGATGTGGGCCGACTGGTACGGCTTCAAGATGGAAGCCTATGACGGCCTCCCGCAAAATGTCGCCTATGTCCATGCGGCGGGTGCCTGCGCGATCGTCCATTCGGACGATGCCGACGGAATCCAGCGCCTGAACCAGGAAGCCGCCAAGGCGATGGCGTCGGGCGCGCGCATGGGCATCGATATATCCGAAGCCGAAGCGTGGCAGTGGCTCAGCGCCAATCCCGCCAAGAGCCTCGGCATCTACGACCAGACCGGCAGCCTCGAAGTCGGCAAGATGGCCGACGTCGTGCTGTGGAACGGTAATCCCTTCAGCGTCTACACCCGGCCCGCCAAGGTCTGGATCGACGGGGCGCTGCTTTATGATGCCGACAATCCGGCGCTGCGCCCGGTGAGCGATTTCGAACTCGGCCAGCCCGGCATGGGAGACGTCAAATGA
- the msrA gene encoding peptide-methionine (S)-S-oxide reductase MsrA produces the protein MGEQQAILAGGCFWCTEAVYLDVIGVSAVESGYIGGEVVNPTYKEVCGGNTGHAEAVRVTFDPEVISYDDLLDIFFATHDPTQLNRQGNDIGTQYRSAIFPLDDAQAEAAKAGIARANEKEGGKVVTTIEGPATWYPAEDYHQDYFAREGGNNPYCMAVIDPKLRKFRKSFQTKLKDGVGA, from the coding sequence ATGGGCGAACAACAGGCAATTTTGGCGGGTGGCTGCTTCTGGTGCACCGAGGCGGTCTATCTCGACGTGATCGGTGTCAGCGCGGTCGAGAGCGGCTATATCGGCGGCGAGGTCGTCAATCCGACCTACAAGGAAGTGTGCGGCGGCAATACCGGCCATGCCGAAGCGGTGCGCGTGACCTTCGATCCCGAGGTCATTTCCTACGACGACCTCCTCGACATCTTCTTCGCGACGCACGATCCGACCCAGCTGAACCGGCAGGGCAACGATATCGGCACGCAATATCGCAGCGCGATCTTCCCCTTGGACGATGCGCAGGCCGAAGCGGCAAAGGCGGGTATCGCGCGCGCCAACGAGAAAGAGGGCGGCAAGGTGGTCACGACCATCGAAGGCCCCGCCACCTGGTACCCGGCCGAGGACTACCACCAGGATTATTTTGCGCGCGAAGGCGGTAACAATCCCTATTGCATGGCGGTGATCGACCCCAAGCTGCGCAAGTTCCGCAAGAGCTTCCAGACCAAGCTCAAGGACGGGGTGGGGGCTTAA
- a CDS encoding GntR family transcriptional regulator yields MTLAKTPAKPVYVRIREEIGNAILAGQYRDGDALPSVRALAAEMSANPLTVAKAYQGFQDDGLVTVKRGVGMFVAKGAREQLMSDERARFLKDEWPEIRARIDRLGLEADELLAKA; encoded by the coding sequence ATGACGCTAGCCAAGACCCCCGCGAAACCCGTGTACGTCCGCATCCGCGAGGAGATCGGCAACGCCATCCTCGCCGGGCAATATCGCGACGGCGACGCGCTTCCCTCGGTGCGTGCGCTGGCCGCCGAGATGAGCGCCAATCCGTTGACGGTCGCCAAGGCCTATCAGGGGTTCCAGGACGACGGCCTCGTGACGGTCAAGCGCGGTGTGGGCATGTTCGTCGCCAAGGGCGCACGCGAACAGCTGATGAGCGATGAACGCGCGCGCTTCCTCAAGGACGAATGGCCCGAAATCCGCGCCCGCATCGATCGGCTCGGGCTCGAGGCCGACGAGTTGCTGGCCAAAGCCTGA